The region GCAGGTGAAGACCTCGGTGCGCTCGCTGCACGTGTTGCACTTGACGAAGCAGCACCAGTGGAACTTGCAGTTGCACTGCCAGACCTTGGTGTACTGGTGGGTGTTGTAGCCGCGGCCGCAGCACATGGTGTCGCAGCCGTCGGCGCCGGGGGAGGTGCGGTTGCAGAGGCGGCCCTGCGTGCCCACGCTGCCGGTGGCCGCGTCCTCCTCGCAGTAGTTGGGCGACTTCTCGATGTACACCAGGTCCGTCTCCATGGGCTTCTGGTAGCTGCGCAGCTGTTTGATGCGCAGGAAGGTGGGCTGCCGCAGGCGGCTGGCCCGCACCACCTCCACCTGCACCGCCACGTTGTACTTCTCCTTCAGCAGGTGGCCCACCTCGCGGAACTTGGGCAGCGTGGTCCAGCAGGTCTTGGTGGTGCAGGAGCCCGACACACCGTGGCACTTACACTCCAGCTTCATGCGCTCCTCCAGGACCTGCGGGCCGCAGGGCAGGCTCAGTCTGGGTGGGGGGCCTGGggcctcccagctccctcccGCCCCCATCTCCACCTGACCTGGAGCCCACTCCCCTCTTCCCACTGTGTGACTAGGCATCAGTGTTTCCTCCCCCCTGAGCCTGTATCCTTACCCGTTCAATGGGGCTGCTGACCATAGGTCCCTACACAGAGGGCTTCGTGAGGGTCAGTGAGAAGCCAGTACTTGGCAGAGCATGGTGTACATTTCTCAAATGTGTTTCGCTACATTCCCATCACCCTTCAGGGAGCTGCGGGTCGATGgcctaatgaggaaactgaggctcagagggcagTGGGACTTGCTGCAGCTCACAGAGCAGCAGGTGGCGAAGTCAGTGTGTGCACCCATCCTGGCTCAGGGAGGCACCTCTCCGTGGTACCCAGCCCAGCAACAGCAGGCGCTTAATACGTGCAcatcccccacccccgtctctcccactccccaccctcatgCCTGGTGTAGGCCCTGGCACGCAGTCGGCACTTAATAAGTGGCCGTTCAGCGGAAGTCCAGCATGCACATGGAGCTCTGTGCACCTTTGCTGAAGGACAGAGAGGGGGCGGGCGGGAGGTGAGGGCATGGGTCAGTGAGGCCCGGGCGTGCCGTCTGCCGGGAAGCCGCCCTCCGACCAGTGTTGTTCTTTCTCCCCGGCTCCCCAAGGGCCAGGGATGGGTGCAGCCGTGTGTTTTCCTTGGGCCTCCCTCCTTGGCCCCGGAAGGCCAATTCCCAGAGCCAGCCCTGACCCCAGGCACTCATTTACCCGGATCGAAAAGGCCCTGCCAGCCAGGGCTGATTAAAGATGGGGAATCATTAGCTGCTGCCCCACGGCTGCACAAGGGCCATTTGTCAGCTGTCGAGGCTCCCGCTGGCCTCACTTTGACAGCCAGCTCTACAGGGGCTTGGACACCCTCTGCCCCTGTGCCCAGAACCCCAGCCCTAACCCtcggtgaatgaatgaatgaatgaatgaacgaatgaaagaaaaagagagagaaacatccCAGGGGGTCAACTACTCCCCCAATCAATTTCCCAGCCCTGACTGCATGGGCCCCTGGACCAAGGAGAGGATGTCTGGAGCTTACAGTCCAAGtgggaaacagagaaggaaactgccCAAAGTGCAGGGGTTGTGGGAACCCGGGAGAGCCTGatcctgcccagggggaggctgcctggaggaggtggtgccTGCACTACGTGTTGATGGAGGAGTAGGAGCTCATTAGAGAAAGAGGGGGGGTGTGCCAGAAGGGGTACAGCATGAGCAAGGTCCAGAGAGCTGTCACCATCATCACGAAGGGAAGATTTGGCTCAAATGAGCGTGATGTGGGTGCTGGGCGGGCCCTGAGGCTGGCAGCCTGGAGTTCTGGGGGGGAGGTTCTCTGCACCtggatgatgtcctggggtggaGTCTGGagaagctggggaggagggaggacagaggagaggaaaggctGAGGCTTCACCAGTGGAGAGCCAAGGTGTGGTGGGCCCCAATGTCcggaggagggaaagggggccAGGTTTGGGGAATATTCAGGGCTTGGTGACTGTGCTGCAGGGTATTTGGGTCGAGGGCCCTGGCCAAGAGCCTGGTCTGTGGGTCAGGGTGAAGGGTAGGACCTCCCACCCTAGAAAAGCATATCTGGgccccttctctgcctcctgcccccgtCCCCATTCCTGTTCATCCCAGTTAGATGTCGCTCTTCTCCCTCAACCCTGTCCCATATTCATCTTTGCTAGGACCATCCTCTCCC is a window of Camelus bactrianus isolate YW-2024 breed Bactrian camel chromosome 12, ASM4877302v1, whole genome shotgun sequence DNA encoding:
- the WNT7B gene encoding protein Wnt-7b isoform X4 produces the protein MGINECQYQFRFGRWNCSALGEKTVFGQELRVGSREAAFTYAITAAGVAHAVTAACSQGNLSNCGCDREKQGYYNQAEGWKWGGCSADVRYGIDFSRRFVDAREIKKNARRLMNLHNNEAGRKVLEERMKLECKCHGVSGSCTTKTCWTTLPKFREVGHLLKEKYNVAVQVEVVRASRLRQPTFLRIKQLRSYQKPMETDLVYIEKSPNYCEEDAATGSVGTQGRLCNRTSPGADGCDTMCCGRGYNTHQYTKVWQCNCKFHWCCFVKCNTCSERTEVFTCK